From a single Dysidea avara chromosome 14, odDysAvar1.4, whole genome shotgun sequence genomic region:
- the LOC136244128 gene encoding zinc finger MYM-type protein 1-like, protein MGRSVLNSILSFIHESTCVSIMVDETTDISNKEQLTLVMRRIDHNLDVYEEFLGMYQIDSATVESITSTILDALMHFQIPLTKLRGQCYDGCSTMAGSHNGVANKVQDMEPKAVFTHCYGHALNLAVGDTIKKCVMLRDCLDTCYELVKLIKWSPKRDTMLKRLKEESCDDAPSIRTLCLTRWTVRAESMKSIVANYTNILSLWEEALECTSETEMKARIQGFSSQMDTFKFYFSLILAEMILRHTDNLSKSLQNPELASTQAYEIAMLTVKTLQSIHIEANFDLFWE, encoded by the coding sequence ATGGGTCGCTCTGTGTTAAATAGTATCCTCAGTTTCATTCATGAATCTACTTGTGTTTCAATAATGGTAGATGAAACCACTGATATTTCAAACAAAGAACAACTTACATTGGTTATGCGTAGGATAGATCACAATTTGGATGTGTATGAAGAGTTCCTGGGAATGTACCAAATAGACAGTGCCACTGTTGAAAGTATAACCTCTACTATACTGGATGCACTTATGCACTTTCAGATACCTTTAACAAAACTTCGTGGTCAGTGTTATGATGGCTGTTCAACAATGGCTGGATCCCACAATGGTGTGGCTAATAAGGTACAGGATATGGAGCCCAAAGCTGTGTTCACACACTGTTATGGCCATGCTCTTAATTTGGCTGTTGGTGACACTATCAAGAAGTGTGTGATGCTGAGAGATTGCCTTGACACCTGTTATGAGTTGGTAAAGCTCATAAAGTGGTCTCCCAAACGTGATACTATGCTCAAGAGGCTGAAGGAGGAAAGCTGTGATGATGCCCCTTCTATCCGCACATTGTGTTTGACACGATGGACAGTTCGTGCTGAGTCAATGAAAAGCATCGTGGCTAATTACACTAACATCCTAAGTTTGTGGGAAGAAGCATTGGAATGCACTTCAGAAACAGAGATGAAAGCTCGAATTCAGGGTTTTTCTAGCCAGATGGATACTTTCAAGTTCTATTTTAGCTTAATTCTGGCTGAGATGATCTTGAGGCATACAGACAATCTTAGTAAATCACTTCAGAACCCTGAGTTGGCCAGTACACAAGCATATGAAATTGCAATGCTTACTGTCAAAACTCTGCAATCTATTCACATAGAAGCCAACTTTGATTTATTTTGGGAATAA
- the LOC136244129 gene encoding uncharacterized protein, with translation MSVVTLSVNLQLQPPASFCFKNSEEWPKWKRRFEQFRLASGLTDQAEERQVSTLLYCLGDEAEEILDTTRISAENKLKYGKVMEEFDYFQVRKNVIFERARFDKRNQLSDEVVEEFIVEIHHLADRCDFKNMKDELIRDRLVVGIRDNALSECLQMEPELTLDKAKRLIRQREAIKEQQDTLRKPNKGEGALDSVVRQAPKRKLPAIPVGATMQQNIRLCRRCGKDSHPRHLCPAKEALCFCCNRKGHFSGQCLSNTVAGLLGVQNSFLVLTFESEV, from the exons ATGTCAGTTGTGACGCTGTCTGTGAACCTTCAACTGCAACCCCCAGCGTCATTCTGTTTTAAAAACAGTGAAGAATGGCCGAAATGGAAACGGCGATTTGAACAGTTTCGCCTAGCGTCAGGGCTGACGGACCAAGCAGAAGAACGCCAAGTGAGCACCCTTCTGTACTGCTTGGGGGATGAAGCGGAAGAAATACTGGACACCACAAGGATATCAGCAGAGAACAAACTAAAGTACGGAAAAGTGATGGAAGAATTTGACTATTTTCAAGTGCGAAAGAACGTCATCTTCGAACGTGCTCGCTTTGATAAGAGAAACCAATTATCTGACGAAGTAGTGGAAGAGTTTATTGTCGAGATACATCATCTAGCCGATCGGTGCGACTTTAAAAACATGAAAGACGAACTGATACGCGACCGCCTCGTGGTTGGAATTCGAGATAATGCCCTCTCTGAATGCCTCCAGATGGAACCAGAGCTGACTCTCGACAAGGCCAAAAGACTAATACGTCAGAGAGAAGCCATAAAGGAACAACAGGATACCTTGAGAAAGCCCAATAAAGGAGAAGGAGCATTAGATTCTGTGGTCAGACAAGCGCCTAAGAGAAAACTTCCAGCCATTCCTGTAGGAGCAACAATGCAACAAAATATTAGGTTGTGCAGACGTTGTGGAAAAGACTCCCACCCCCGACATTTGTGTCCCGCTAAAGAAGCTCTGTGTTTCTGCTGTAACAGAAAAGGACACTTCAGTGGCCAGTGCCTGTCAAATACAGTTGCAG GGTTATTGGGGGTGCAGAATTCATTTCTGGTGTTAACTTTTGAATCTGAGGTGTAG